Proteins encoded within one genomic window of Acidihalobacter prosperus:
- the grxD gene encoding Grx4 family monothiol glutaredoxin, which translates to MKTSDQIRQQLKDHPVILYMKGTPEAPRCGFSAKAAAVMRASGVDFAYVDVLSSPLIMQALPEVSDFPTFPQLFIQGEIIGGSDIMEAMLASGELVPMLRAAAC; encoded by the coding sequence ATGAAGACCAGCGACCAGATTCGTCAGCAGCTCAAGGACCATCCCGTGATCCTGTACATGAAGGGCACGCCCGAGGCGCCGCGTTGCGGTTTTTCCGCCAAGGCGGCCGCTGTGATGCGCGCCTCCGGCGTCGATTTCGCTTATGTCGACGTGTTGTCGTCGCCGCTGATCATGCAGGCGTTGCCCGAGGTTTCCGATTTCCCGACCTTTCCCCAATTGTTCATCCAGGGCGAAATCATCGGCGGCAGCGACATCATGGAGGCGATGCTGGCCAGCGGCGAGCTCGTGCCCATGCTGCGCGCCGCCGCCTGCTGA